One Ignavibacterium sp. DNA segment encodes these proteins:
- a CDS encoding TPM domain-containing protein, with protein sequence MKYFIFLFAFCTVFVFAQPEIPKLKMWANDFTGTLSETELNDLNNRLRAYQDTTSTQIVVLVISSLEGYPIEMLSEETATNNKIGTEKNNNGVLLLIAKDDKKLRIEVGYGLEGAIPDAIASSIIRNEITPEFKSGNFYLGISNGIDAIIKAIGGEYHADDSNNGSGDEFPIMFVIIFLIVIFLIARNSGPMSPGGIYRTGSGSSGWSSGSRSWGGSSGWSGGGGFSGGGGSFGGGGASGSW encoded by the coding sequence ATGAAATACTTCATTTTTCTGTTTGCTTTTTGTACTGTTTTTGTTTTTGCCCAGCCTGAGATACCGAAACTTAAAATGTGGGCTAATGACTTTACCGGTACTCTAAGTGAAACTGAACTGAATGATCTTAACAATAGATTAAGAGCTTATCAGGACACTACTTCTACTCAAATAGTTGTCTTAGTTATCTCTTCACTTGAGGGCTATCCGATAGAAATGCTTTCGGAAGAAACTGCAACAAACAACAAAATTGGAACAGAAAAAAATAATAATGGGGTTTTGCTTTTAATTGCCAAAGATGATAAAAAATTGCGGATTGAAGTTGGATATGGACTTGAAGGAGCTATTCCGGATGCGATAGCAAGTTCAATTATAAGAAATGAAATCACTCCAGAATTTAAAAGCGGAAATTTCTATCTCGGCATTTCAAATGGAATTGATGCTATTATTAAGGCTATTGGCGGAGAATATCATGCTGATGATTCTAATAACGGATCAGGTGATGAATTTCCAATTATGTTTGTAATCATTTTTTTAATTGTAATCTTTTTAATTGCTCGTAATTCTGGACCGATGTCACCCGGAGGGATTTATCGTACCGGATCAGGATCAAGCGGATGGTCAAGTGGAAGCAGAAGCTGGGGTGGTAGTTCGGGTTGGAGTGGGGGCGGCGGATTTAGCGGCGGCGGTGGTTCTTTTGGTGGAGGCGGCGCTAGCGGAAGTTGGTAA
- a CDS encoding MBL fold metallo-hydrolase: MQIGKYKLKTIVSGKIGLDGGAMFGIIPKPLWEKSNLADEQNRVTLATRNLLLISKDKKILIDTGMGNKWDDKSKNIYRIDPELSLEKSLELNSISPLDITDVILTHLHFDHTGGSTKIEDGKIIPSFPNAKYFVQRKNFEWGMNPSDRDKGSYIKENFEPLANAGVLTFIDGEQEFDDDISFKVINGHTISQQIIKISDSSNTLLYCCDLIPFVSQIRIPYIMGYDIQPLVTVEEKKKYLKLAADENWMLYFCHDPEFAIATVKHSEKGIVQDKVFKDFQ, encoded by the coding sequence ATGCAAATTGGCAAATATAAACTTAAAACAATTGTTTCTGGTAAGATCGGTTTAGATGGCGGTGCGATGTTTGGAATAATACCTAAACCGCTTTGGGAAAAATCAAATCTTGCCGATGAACAAAACAGAGTTACTCTTGCTACAAGAAATCTTTTGCTTATCAGCAAGGATAAGAAAATCCTGATTGATACTGGTATGGGAAATAAGTGGGATGACAAATCAAAAAATATCTATCGTATTGATCCTGAACTCAGTCTTGAAAAGTCTCTCGAATTAAACAGTATAAGCCCCCTTGATATTACTGATGTAATTTTAACCCATCTGCATTTTGATCATACCGGTGGCTCAACAAAAATTGAAGACGGTAAAATTATCCCTTCTTTTCCAAATGCTAAATATTTTGTTCAAAGGAAAAATTTTGAATGGGGTATGAATCCATCCGACAGGGATAAAGGAAGTTATATCAAAGAAAATTTTGAACCTTTAGCTAATGCGGGAGTTCTGACTTTTATTGATGGTGAACAAGAGTTTGATGATGATATTTCGTTTAAAGTTATTAACGGTCATACAATTAGTCAGCAAATAATAAAAATATCTGATTCATCTAATACACTTCTTTATTGCTGTGATTTAATTCCATTCGTTTCGCAAATCAGAATCCCGTATATAATGGGATATGACATTCAGCCATTAGTAACAGTTGAGGAAAAGAAAAAATATCTTAAGTTAGCTGCTGATGAAAACTGGATGCTATATTTTTGTCACGATCCTGAATTTGCAATTGCAACTGTAAAACATTCTGAAAAGGGAATAGTACAGGATAAAGTATTTAAGGATTTTCAATAG
- the yidD gene encoding membrane protein insertion efficiency factor YidD, translated as MIINKNKLLLLVLLLFVTAHSQTDWVRWEKSDPDYKISAETNAKQFDFSINSFSDLVLKPVINAYRFFISDVDGDNCPFYPTCSAFLFAAVKQTNIFQGTLMFFDRFSRDTNIFERAEHYPFYGRHHFYDPVDLYTLDKELIKIIPAGTQVKETR; from the coding sequence TTGATAATAAATAAAAATAAACTATTACTTCTGGTATTGCTGCTTTTTGTTACTGCACATTCTCAAACCGATTGGGTTAGATGGGAAAAATCTGACCCGGATTATAAAATATCAGCCGAAACAAACGCAAAACAATTTGATTTTTCAATTAACTCTTTTAGTGATCTTGTTTTGAAGCCTGTAATCAACGCATATAGATTTTTCATTTCAGATGTTGATGGGGATAATTGTCCTTTTTATCCAACTTGTTCTGCTTTTCTTTTTGCAGCAGTTAAACAAACAAATATTTTTCAGGGTACATTGATGTTCTTTGATCGGTTTTCAAGAGATACAAACATTTTTGAAAGAGCAGAGCATTATCCGTTTTATGGCAGGCATCATTTTTATGATCCGGTTGATTTGTACACCCTTGATAAAGAGCTTATTAAGATAATTCCCGCCGGAACACAGGTTAAAGAAACCAGATGA
- a CDS encoding LemA family protein gives MKNKGMMIGCAIGGVILLALAMLFFWGMSTYNNMVSQDQAVMQQWSQVENQYQRRADLIPNLVNTVKGYADFEKEVLTQVTEARAKVSQFNITPEVLNDPQAFAKFQSLQGELSGALSRLLVTVENYPQLKANENFLQLQAQLEGTENRISVERKKFNEVVQQYNTTIKRFPASMLAGIFGFGEKQYFKAIQGADTPPKVEF, from the coding sequence ATGAAAAATAAAGGGATGATGATCGGCTGTGCAATTGGAGGAGTAATTCTTTTAGCACTCGCAATGCTGTTCTTTTGGGGAATGAGTACCTATAACAATATGGTTTCACAAGATCAAGCTGTTATGCAGCAGTGGTCGCAGGTAGAAAACCAATATCAAAGAAGGGCAGACTTGATCCCAAATCTCGTGAACACAGTAAAGGGTTATGCTGATTTTGAAAAAGAAGTATTGACCCAGGTTACTGAAGCCCGCGCAAAAGTTAGCCAGTTTAATATAACTCCGGAAGTATTAAATGATCCGCAGGCTTTTGCAAAATTTCAATCTTTGCAGGGCGAATTGAGCGGAGCTTTATCAAGATTATTGGTTACAGTTGAAAATTATCCTCAACTTAAAGCAAATGAAAACTTTTTACAGCTTCAGGCACAATTAGAAGGAACTGAAAATAGAATTTCTGTTGAGCGTAAGAAATTTAATGAAGTAGTTCAGCAGTACAATACTACAATTAAAAGGTTTCCTGCATCTATGTTAGCAGGGATTTTTGGCTTTGGTGAGAAACAGTACTTTAAAGCGATTCAAGGTGCTGACACACCACCCAAAGTAGAATTCTAA
- a CDS encoding 4Fe-4S dicluster domain-containing protein produces MAIMITEECINCGACEPECPNTAIYEGGVDWELAGVHYSKDDAAPSGATGFYSTDFFYIVPDKCTECKGFHDEPQCAAVCPVDCCIPDPKHVEDVDTLLKRKEYLDSIGR; encoded by the coding sequence ATGGCAATAATGATAACTGAAGAATGTATCAATTGTGGCGCTTGCGAACCAGAATGCCCAAATACTGCAATTTATGAAGGCGGAGTTGATTGGGAATTAGCTGGTGTACATTACAGCAAAGATGATGCTGCTCCTTCAGGTGCGACTGGTTTTTATTCAACCGATTTCTTTTATATTGTTCCGGATAAATGTACCGAGTGTAAAGGATTTCACGATGAGCCGCAGTGTGCTGCTGTTTGTCCAGTTGATTGTTGTATCCCTGATCCAAAGCATGTTGAAGATGTTGATACATTATTGAAGAGAAAAGAATATCTTGACAGTATAGGAAGATAA